In a genomic window of Gammaproteobacteria bacterium:
- a CDS encoding histidine phosphatase family protein, protein MTTTGDDNGHSEAAPLPGQRNFFAVSAVLFTRTCVIPYAGLMSIYIARHGQTDWNLLGKWQSRTDVPLNKTGYRQAEKLRDKLAEQGVRFNVAMTSPLVRAVETAKVLLEGSHVIAQDNLALIELDMGDYEGRKEKDVRAVLGDDQYDQWRSTMMCVPAPGGESITDVARRLQPVVTWLSQQIGSVLIVGHQYVNMALKAQLCDRFGRSDLLEFKQANDEIDIWDHQSRQSIGLIKLDEF, encoded by the coding sequence ATGACTACCACAGGTGACGATAACGGGCACAGCGAAGCTGCGCCGCTGCCGGGTCAGCGCAATTTCTTTGCTGTATCGGCGGTTCTGTTTACGCGTACTTGTGTAATACCTTATGCTGGGCTGATGTCGATCTACATCGCAAGGCACGGTCAGACCGATTGGAATCTCCTGGGTAAGTGGCAATCGAGAACGGACGTGCCGCTGAACAAAACTGGATATCGACAGGCTGAAAAACTCAGGGACAAGCTTGCAGAGCAGGGGGTTCGCTTCAATGTCGCAATGACATCGCCACTGGTTCGTGCCGTCGAGACAGCGAAAGTACTGCTCGAAGGGAGTCATGTGATTGCACAGGATAATTTAGCTCTGATCGAACTCGATATGGGTGATTACGAAGGGCGCAAGGAAAAAGATGTTCGGGCTGTGTTGGGGGATGATCAATATGATCAATGGCGATCGACCATGATGTGTGTACCCGCGCCCGGTGGAGAGAGTATCACTGATGTTGCCCGCCGCTTGCAGCCCGTTGTCACTTGGCTGAGCCAGCAGATCGGCAGCGTACTGATCGTGGGTCATCAGTACGTCAATATGGCGCTTAAAGCACAGCTCTGTGACCGATTTGGCAGAAGCGATCTTCTGGAATTCAAACAGGCCAACGATGAAATAGACATCTGGGATCATCAATCTCGTCAGTCGATCGGCCTGATCAAATTAGATGAATTTTGA
- the ftsY gene encoding signal recognition particle-docking protein FtsY produces MPKPDETRGLFTRLRKTRESLAANLSGLFRSGSAALDDAAFDDLVDQLILADLGVEASTQIVAALRRQAVSTRVETKEQLNAALKTQLLEILRPSVQPFDLPAVSAEPRVVVMVGVNGVGKTTTAAKLAHWFTQQDLKVMLGACDTYRAAAIEQLQVWGERLSLPVIAQQRGADAAAVAHDALSSAKARSVDVLIIDSAGRQHVNTELMDQLQKMNRVIQRLDDNAPHETLLVVDAATGQNALAQVGAFAASVRVTGLCVTKLDGTARGGVLVALAQKFQLPIYFVGVGESVNDLRPFDAEAFVTALIGGDG; encoded by the coding sequence ATGCCTAAGCCAGATGAAACCAGGGGGCTCTTTACCCGTCTCAGAAAGACACGGGAATCGCTTGCTGCGAATCTCTCGGGACTGTTCCGATCTGGATCAGCAGCGCTCGATGATGCAGCTTTTGATGACTTGGTGGATCAGCTCATCCTGGCGGACCTGGGTGTTGAGGCCAGTACCCAGATTGTAGCCGCTCTGCGACGCCAGGCTGTTTCCACACGAGTCGAGACGAAAGAACAACTAAATGCGGCACTTAAAACGCAGTTACTCGAGATCTTGCGACCCTCGGTTCAGCCATTTGATCTGCCTGCAGTCTCGGCCGAACCGCGGGTAGTGGTTATGGTCGGTGTAAACGGAGTCGGTAAGACAACAACCGCGGCCAAACTCGCGCACTGGTTCACCCAGCAGGATCTCAAAGTCATGCTGGGTGCCTGTGATACTTATCGAGCTGCAGCTATAGAGCAGTTGCAGGTCTGGGGAGAGAGGCTTTCTTTACCAGTTATCGCTCAGCAGCGTGGAGCCGATGCAGCGGCGGTTGCCCACGATGCCTTGAGTTCCGCGAAGGCCCGTTCTGTCGATGTTCTGATCATCGATTCTGCGGGGCGGCAGCACGTTAATACTGAGCTGATGGATCAGTTACAGAAGATGAATCGCGTGATCCAACGTCTGGATGACAATGCCCCACACGAAACTCTGCTGGTCGTGGATGCAGCAACCGGTCAGAACGCATTGGCACAGGTAGGCGCTTTTGCAGCGTCGGTCCGGGTCACTGGATTGTGTGTGACGAAGCTCGATGGCACTGCCCGGGGTGGGGTACTGGTGGCCTTGGCGCAAAAATTCCAGTTGCCGATTTATTTTGTCGGTGTCGGCGAGTCGGTTAACGATTTACGCCCGTTTGACGCTGAAGCCTTTGTGACCGCACTGATCGGCGGAGACGGATAA
- a CDS encoding glycosyltransferase family 9 protein, producing the protein MKILVIKQTSLGDVLHATAALSAIREAHPSAHLTVLTSTAAQELLTHNPKIDELIIFDRYGVKRDWWRRPGWTIEQFMQTLRAVRLNEYDLALDLQGSWKTVIFLWGARARRRLVKGHWWFAERFSQPAVHAITEMAGVLELANIPLGAGKMEVEVAPQVQTAVDRILKGLLRPGSKLAVFSPVTRWPTKNWPIENFLSLAERLSDDWFILFTGSAEDRTFLEMSTGTLSSEKGSCLAGRLSLPEFIEVIGRADLVLTGDSLTMHLAVAKARPLIALFGPTDETRVGPLASGEVIRANVACERCYLRTRCHRRCIEKITVQQVLDVIEHGIKELSAGEVVA; encoded by the coding sequence TTGAAAATTCTGGTCATCAAACAGACTTCCCTGGGCGATGTGCTGCATGCGACAGCTGCCCTGAGTGCAATTCGTGAAGCCCATCCGTCCGCCCATCTGACGGTATTGACGTCCACAGCCGCTCAAGAGCTCTTGACGCATAACCCGAAGATTGACGAGCTCATAATTTTTGACCGCTACGGCGTCAAACGTGACTGGTGGAGGCGACCGGGTTGGACCATTGAACAGTTTATGCAGACCCTCAGAGCCGTACGCCTGAACGAGTACGATCTGGCACTGGATCTTCAAGGCAGCTGGAAGACGGTGATTTTCCTGTGGGGTGCACGAGCCAGAAGACGATTGGTGAAAGGTCACTGGTGGTTCGCGGAGCGTTTTAGTCAGCCCGCGGTGCATGCCATAACAGAGATGGCCGGGGTACTTGAGCTGGCTAATATTCCGCTGGGGGCAGGTAAGATGGAAGTCGAGGTCGCACCACAGGTGCAGACTGCAGTCGACCGCATATTGAAGGGACTCTTAAGGCCTGGTTCAAAACTTGCGGTGTTCAGCCCAGTGACGCGCTGGCCCACTAAGAACTGGCCTATCGAAAATTTTCTGTCACTGGCCGAACGTCTGTCAGACGACTGGTTTATCCTGTTCACGGGCAGTGCTGAGGATCGTACGTTTCTGGAAATGTCTACAGGCACGCTATCATCCGAAAAGGGCAGCTGCCTGGCAGGTCGGCTGAGCCTGCCGGAATTCATTGAAGTCATTGGTCGGGCTGATCTTGTGTTAACCGGCGACAGCCTCACGATGCATCTGGCAGTGGCTAAGGCGCGCCCGCTCATCGCATTGTTCGGGCCGACAGATGAGACTCGGGTAGGCCCACTCGCCTCGGGTGAGGTGATTCGTGCAAATGTGGCTTGCGAGCGTTGTTATCTCAGGACCCGATGTCATCGGCGATGTATAGAAAAGATCACGGTACAGCAGGTCCTTGACGTGATTGAACACGGCATAAAGGAATTGTCTGCCGGGGAGGTGGTTGCATGA
- the rpoH gene encoding RNA polymerase sigma factor RpoH, giving the protein MTQTLPIALDVGPAQGLSRYLQAINEAPMLSEQEEKDLARRYSEGEDLEAARLLVFSHLRYVASIARGFTGYGLPLADLIQEGNVGLMKAVKRFDHNRDVRLVSFAVHWIKAEIYEYVVRNWRMVKVATTKAQRKLFFNLRKHRNRLGWMKQDEIDAMAEDLNVDTSTVREMESRMTGADVAFEANSTDDDENTFWSPSETLGDYSADPGTLTLKADEARVRQQQLDTALAVLDERSRDIIQSRWLAESGKKTTLGVLAEQYGVSAERIRQIEKRALKQMYSAVST; this is encoded by the coding sequence ATGACCCAGACACTACCCATCGCATTGGATGTTGGACCGGCCCAGGGATTGTCACGCTACCTGCAGGCCATCAATGAAGCCCCGATGCTGTCAGAACAAGAGGAGAAAGATCTTGCTCGACGCTACAGCGAGGGAGAGGATCTAGAAGCGGCCCGCCTGCTGGTGTTTTCGCATCTTCGCTATGTCGCCTCGATTGCCCGAGGATTTACCGGTTATGGTCTGCCGCTGGCCGATCTGATTCAAGAAGGCAACGTTGGACTGATGAAGGCTGTGAAACGTTTTGATCACAATAGAGACGTGCGACTGGTTTCTTTTGCTGTGCACTGGATCAAGGCTGAAATCTATGAATATGTGGTTCGTAACTGGCGGATGGTCAAAGTTGCGACAACCAAGGCGCAGCGAAAACTGTTCTTTAACCTGCGCAAACATCGAAACAGACTGGGCTGGATGAAGCAGGATGAAATCGATGCCATGGCCGAGGATCTCAATGTCGATACCTCAACAGTGCGAGAAATGGAAAGCCGCATGACAGGTGCCGATGTCGCCTTTGAAGCAAATTCTACCGACGACGACGAAAACACATTCTGGTCACCGTCGGAAACTCTGGGCGACTACAGTGCAGATCCTGGGACATTGACGCTCAAAGCGGACGAGGCCCGGGTAAGGCAACAGCAACTTGATACAGCGCTTGCTGTTCTCGACGAGCGTAGCCGCGACATCATTCAATCGCGCTGGCTTGCTGAGAGTGGGAAGAAGACCACACTAGGGGTTCTTGCTGAACAGTACGGTGTATCGGCCGAACGTATCCGCCAGATTGAGAAAAGAGCATTAAAGCAGATGTACTCAGCAGTGAGTACCTGA
- the rsmD gene encoding 16S rRNA (guanine(966)-N(2))-methyltransferase RsmD: MPRTKNAPSQRNRGRLRIIGGQWKRHTLYFNGGADLRPTPDAIREKLFNWLAPVIEGACCLDLFCGSGALGFEAASRGAALVILVDNNRQSCEEINKNRVRLGAQKIRVYCEDALEWLASSNQAFDIVFLDPPYNSDLARRSIARLQAHQLAPGTMVYVETERRLKLAYPKNWEELRSGHAGQVSCRLFQITSSDQSDRLI; this comes from the coding sequence ATGCCCCGGACCAAGAATGCCCCTTCCCAACGTAACCGTGGACGGCTGCGGATCATCGGTGGCCAATGGAAGCGGCATACGTTGTATTTCAACGGCGGCGCAGACCTTCGTCCAACCCCAGACGCTATTCGTGAAAAACTTTTCAACTGGCTTGCCCCCGTCATAGAAGGTGCTTGTTGTTTGGATCTGTTCTGTGGCAGTGGTGCACTGGGGTTCGAAGCGGCCTCCAGGGGCGCAGCACTGGTCATATTAGTCGACAATAATCGACAATCCTGCGAGGAAATCAATAAAAACCGTGTGCGACTGGGTGCACAGAAGATCAGAGTGTATTGCGAAGACGCACTGGAATGGCTGGCAAGCAGTAACCAGGCATTCGATATTGTCTTTCTGGACCCGCCCTACAACAGCGACCTGGCCCGTCGTTCAATCGCGCGTCTGCAGGCTCACCAACTGGCACCGGGTACGATGGTGTATGTCGAGACCGAGCGCCGCCTGAAACTGGCCTATCCCAAAAACTGGGAGGAACTGCGCAGTGGCCATGCCGGCCAGGTCAGCTGTCGCCTGTTTCAGATCACGTCTAGCGATCAATCCGACCGTCTGATCTGA
- a CDS encoding lysophospholipid acyltransferase family protein, whose amino-acid sequence MIQPRFELAFLAPRYWGHWIVMLMIAACIILPRRLVLKVGSALGDLFYRSNEKRRKIAEINVQLCFPELSVDQRQRLIRQHYRFYGRALIDYGVLWWGSTARIDSLCTVTGKDILKNLEKAGRPVLLITPHTVGIDMGGALIARLICGVSMMKRARDPLLTWRLWRGRCRFDAIILMRDQGLRRLVKAIRGGRIAYLIPDEDLGDANSLFAPFFDIPTATVPVVGWLAKLTDAAVVPVFTRMLDNGRYVFDIKPPLSGFPLGNEQSDAATVNSVFEAGIRSAPEQALWTFKWFKTRPGTDISPYD is encoded by the coding sequence GTGATCCAGCCGCGTTTTGAATTAGCTTTTCTGGCACCTAGATACTGGGGTCACTGGATCGTGATGCTCATGATCGCGGCCTGTATCATTCTTCCTCGACGCTTGGTGTTGAAGGTGGGCAGTGCATTGGGTGACTTGTTTTATCGCAGTAATGAAAAGCGACGAAAGATCGCAGAGATTAATGTCCAGTTGTGCTTTCCTGAGCTTTCTGTCGATCAGCGCCAGCGGCTTATCCGCCAACACTACCGATTCTATGGGCGGGCGCTCATCGATTATGGTGTGTTGTGGTGGGGGTCGACCGCCAGAATAGACAGTCTGTGCACGGTGACTGGAAAGGACATACTCAAAAACCTCGAAAAAGCCGGCCGGCCGGTGTTGCTGATTACACCTCATACGGTCGGTATAGATATGGGTGGTGCCCTTATTGCCCGGTTGATCTGCGGCGTTTCCATGATGAAAAGAGCGCGAGATCCGTTGCTGACATGGCGTTTATGGCGAGGTCGTTGCCGATTCGATGCGATCATTCTGATGCGGGATCAGGGGCTGCGCCGACTGGTCAAAGCCATAAGAGGCGGTAGGATTGCTTATTTGATTCCCGACGAAGACTTGGGCGATGCCAATTCTCTATTTGCCCCTTTTTTTGACATCCCAACAGCAACAGTACCAGTCGTCGGGTGGCTGGCAAAATTGACCGATGCTGCGGTGGTGCCCGTGTTCACCCGTATGCTCGATAACGGTCGCTACGTGTTCGACATCAAGCCGCCACTGTCTGGATTTCCGCTTGGGAATGAGCAGTCAGACGCAGCAACGGTAAATTCGGTATTCGAAGCGGGGATCCGATCAGCGCCTGAACAGGCGCTATGGACGTTCAAATGGTTCAAAACACGTCCTGGTACCGACATATCACCCTACGACTGA
- a CDS encoding argininosuccinate synthase, whose product MSDKIKKIVLAYSGGLDTSIILKWLQDQYDCEVVTFTADLGQRGEIEPARQKAAGLGVTEIFIEDVREEFARDYIFPMFRANAVYEGEYLLGTSIARPLIAKRLVEIAESTGADAISHGATGKGNDQVRLELNAYALNPEIRIIAPWREWELGSRESLVDYAHQHGLPVDDRFSYSMDANLLHISYEGGELEDPWVAPAETIWRWSVSPQDAPDEPENIEVEFQHGDPVAIAGEKLTPAAVMERLNAFGVRHGIGRVDLVENRYVGMKSRGCYETPGGTILLKAHRAIESITLDREVAHLKDELMPRYAKLVYNGYWFSPEREVMQKMIDQSQQMVNGQVRLQLYKGNVTVLGRRSEDSLYDETIATFEDDGGAYQQRDAEGFIKLNALRMRVAASKGRRRSSD is encoded by the coding sequence ATGAGCGACAAGATCAAAAAGATCGTGCTTGCCTATTCTGGCGGGCTTGACACCTCAATTATCCTCAAGTGGCTGCAGGATCAGTACGACTGCGAAGTGGTGACATTTACTGCAGACCTTGGACAGCGGGGAGAAATCGAACCCGCACGCCAGAAAGCAGCAGGGCTCGGGGTGACGGAGATATTTATTGAGGATGTTCGTGAAGAGTTTGCCCGCGACTATATTTTTCCGATGTTCCGTGCCAATGCGGTTTATGAGGGTGAATATCTGCTCGGCACCTCAATAGCCAGGCCGTTGATTGCCAAGCGGTTGGTTGAAATTGCCGAATCCACCGGCGCAGATGCGATCTCGCATGGCGCGACAGGCAAAGGTAACGATCAGGTCCGATTGGAGTTGAATGCCTATGCCTTGAATCCTGAGATAAGAATTATTGCACCGTGGAGAGAATGGGAACTTGGTTCGCGTGAAAGCCTGGTCGACTACGCTCATCAGCACGGACTGCCAGTGGATGATCGTTTCTCATACTCCATGGACGCAAATCTTCTGCACATCTCCTACGAGGGTGGTGAGCTCGAAGACCCGTGGGTTGCGCCTGCTGAGACCATCTGGCGGTGGTCTGTTTCGCCCCAGGATGCGCCGGATGAGCCTGAGAATATTGAAGTCGAATTCCAACATGGTGATCCGGTGGCGATCGCTGGTGAGAAGTTGACACCGGCCGCTGTGATGGAAAGACTCAATGCGTTCGGTGTCCGGCATGGGATAGGCCGTGTGGATTTGGTTGAGAACCGTTATGTCGGGATGAAATCCCGGGGTTGTTACGAAACCCCTGGCGGCACCATTTTGCTTAAGGCCCATCGCGCGATCGAGTCGATAACGCTGGACCGTGAGGTTGCACATCTTAAAGATGAATTAATGCCGCGCTATGCCAAGCTGGTCTACAACGGTTATTGGTTTTCGCCGGAACGTGAGGTGATGCAAAAGATGATCGACCAGTCACAACAGATGGTCAACGGCCAGGTCAGACTGCAACTTTACAAAGGTAACGTTACCGTGCTGGGTCGCCGCTCCGAAGATTCTCTGTACGACGAAACGATCGCAACATTTGAGGACGATGGCGGTGCCTACCAGCAGCGCGATGCAGAAGGATTCATTAAACTGAATGCGTTGCGAATGCGCGTTGCGGCCAGTAAGGGGCGCCGGCGGAGCAGCGACTAA
- the coaD gene encoding pantetheine-phosphate adenylyltransferase — translation MAARALYPGTFDPITNGHIDLAERASRMFEHVVVAIAASTAKAPLFSLEERLQLTQKVLSHIDNVSVSSFSGLLVNCATEHNTPVVLRGLRAVSDFEYEFQLAAMNRRLASNVETVFLTPSEQFTFLSASLVKEIASMGGDVSQFLDPTVNEALTQKLAEQGPA, via the coding sequence ATGGCCGCTAGAGCACTGTATCCAGGTACCTTCGATCCCATAACCAACGGACATATCGATCTTGCTGAACGCGCCAGCCGAATGTTCGAACATGTGGTTGTGGCGATCGCAGCCAGCACAGCAAAAGCCCCCTTGTTCTCCCTCGAGGAACGCCTCCAACTGACCCAAAAAGTCCTGTCACACATTGATAACGTGAGCGTGTCCAGCTTTTCAGGATTGCTGGTTAATTGTGCGACTGAACACAACACGCCGGTGGTGCTGCGCGGACTGCGCGCAGTCTCGGATTTTGAATACGAATTTCAACTCGCAGCCATGAACCGAAGACTCGCCAGCAACGTGGAAACTGTATTCCTGACACCTTCGGAGCAATTCACCTTTTTATCGGCATCCCTGGTGAAGGAGATCGCCTCAATGGGTGGTGACGTGAGTCAGTTCCTCGATCCTACAGTCAACGAGGCACTGACCCAAAAATTAGCAGAGCAAGGCCCCGCCTGA
- a CDS encoding HD domain-containing protein: METVNFTSMAQGTRAEYELLDRYEAEFTDSLARRILEYLEKLNDSISGYKVSRLEHCLQSATRAHRAGEPEEVVVAALVHDIGDMIAPFSHSELAAAVLRPFVSEKTYWIVKHHGLFQMYYFAHHLGGDRNARDRYRDHQWYDDAIRFCEFYDQNCFDPDYDSESLAFFAPMVERLFRRGNIRDFETDVRYGDRVVA; this comes from the coding sequence ATGGAAACAGTTAATTTTACCAGCATGGCGCAGGGCACACGCGCGGAATACGAGTTGCTGGACCGGTATGAGGCAGAATTTACCGACTCGCTGGCGCGCAGGATTCTCGAATACCTTGAAAAGCTGAACGACTCGATTTCTGGTTACAAGGTCAGCCGGCTCGAGCATTGTCTGCAGTCGGCGACTCGTGCACATCGTGCAGGAGAGCCTGAAGAAGTTGTGGTTGCTGCTCTGGTTCATGACATTGGTGACATGATTGCGCCGTTTTCTCACAGCGAGTTAGCGGCGGCAGTACTACGTCCTTTCGTGTCGGAGAAGACTTACTGGATCGTCAAGCATCACGGCCTATTCCAGATGTACTACTTTGCACACCATCTGGGAGGTGATCGAAATGCCCGCGATCGTTACCGCGATCATCAGTGGTACGATGACGCTATTCGATTCTGTGAGTTCTATGATCAGAACTGTTTTGATCCTGACTACGACTCTGAATCACTTGCGTTTTTTGCACCCATGGTTGAACGGCTGTTTAGGCGGGGGAATATCCGCGATTTCGAGACTGATGTACGCTATGGTGATCGTGTCGTTGCTTGA
- a CDS encoding ACP S-malonyltransferase, protein MNRPDQRVLFLFPGQGSQYLGMGQDLYQAYDCVRQTYDEASEILGYDMAALSFEDPQEHIHLTRYTQPVLLTHSVACLRVLQELLATPISAEASAGHSLGEYTALVAAGALEFKTALDLVHHRGTLMGNHGAGEMEALPLGLEEARLLAEKHLCSIAACNLPDQTVVGGLSEDLDKLVDELTEQFPKKRSSRLKTEGAFHTYYMVEAARRFRPILDKAPLTSPQIRVLSNYTGRFHDDDPQIIKSRLFWQLTNPVRWHENLINALGSGLNTFVEFGGGIGKGDTPADKKPNLAAIIKKATRKADVPPTYHAVINCDTLLETASLFSE, encoded by the coding sequence ATGAATCGTCCAGATCAACGAGTTCTGTTTCTATTTCCCGGCCAGGGTTCCCAGTATCTTGGAATGGGCCAGGACCTTTACCAGGCATACGACTGTGTACGTCAGACCTATGATGAAGCATCAGAGATTCTCGGCTATGACATGGCGGCACTGTCCTTCGAAGACCCCCAAGAACACATCCATCTCACCCGCTATACGCAGCCGGTTCTTCTGACTCACTCTGTTGCCTGCCTGCGGGTACTCCAGGAACTCCTGGCCACACCGATTTCCGCCGAAGCGTCCGCCGGACACAGTTTGGGGGAATACACTGCACTGGTTGCTGCCGGGGCGCTGGAATTCAAAACCGCGCTGGACCTTGTCCACCACCGCGGCACGCTGATGGGAAACCATGGCGCTGGAGAAATGGAAGCTCTTCCGCTTGGACTCGAGGAGGCTAGGTTGCTGGCAGAAAAACACTTGTGCAGCATTGCGGCCTGTAATCTACCTGACCAAACCGTTGTCGGTGGCCTTTCCGAAGATCTGGATAAACTGGTCGACGAACTGACTGAACAATTCCCCAAGAAACGCAGTTCCCGACTCAAGACGGAAGGGGCATTTCACACGTACTATATGGTTGAGGCTGCACGCAGATTCAGACCCATCCTCGACAAAGCTCCACTGACATCACCCCAGATTCGTGTGCTCTCAAACTACACAGGTAGATTTCATGATGACGATCCACAGATCATCAAATCACGCCTGTTCTGGCAGTTAACTAATCCTGTACGCTGGCACGAAAACCTTATCAACGCACTGGGCAGTGGCCTTAATACTTTTGTTGAGTTCGGTGGGGGTATTGGCAAAGGTGATACGCCTGCTGACAAGAAACCTAATCTGGCAGCCATCATTAAAAAA
- a CDS encoding YfhL family 4Fe-4S dicluster ferredoxin, whose product MALIITDECINCDVCEPECPNDAIYQGDEIYEIEPLRCTECIGHFEVSQCVEVCPVECIIVDPERTESRELLLGRYHMLMAHNVTANG is encoded by the coding sequence ATGGCACTGATAATCACAGATGAATGTATCAATTGTGATGTTTGCGAACCTGAGTGCCCAAATGACGCCATCTACCAGGGCGACGAGATTTACGAAATCGAACCGCTTCGCTGTACCGAGTGTATTGGACACTTCGAGGTTTCACAGTGCGTCGAGGTATGCCCCGTTGAGTGTATTATTGTCGATCCCGAACGTACTGAAAGCAGGGAACTCCTGCTGGGCCGGTATCACATGCTGATGGCACATAATGTTACGGCAAACGGCTGA
- a CDS encoding DNA-3-methyladenine glycosylase 2 family protein, translated as MTANTYQFDPQAAVAHLRRVDRGMDRLVQQVGALELPVKRNRSVFEYLVRSIVYQQLSGKAAATIHARLLALFQTHRIDAEQLLKMPTSRLRSAGLSRSKCLALRDLAARAHRRELPTVRQLQQMADAEIIDRLTQVRGIGPWTVQMLLIFYLGRPDVLPIGDLGVRKGYQQLRGFKTLPDPDKLERAGRRWRPYRSVATWYLWRALDIVLPTD; from the coding sequence TTGACGGCGAACACCTACCAGTTTGATCCCCAGGCTGCCGTCGCGCATCTGCGCCGTGTTGACCGGGGCATGGACCGCCTGGTTCAGCAGGTTGGGGCGCTAGAGTTGCCGGTTAAGCGAAATCGTTCCGTTTTTGAGTATCTGGTCCGGAGCATTGTCTATCAGCAGTTGAGCGGTAAGGCGGCAGCGACTATTCACGCGCGTTTATTAGCGTTGTTTCAGACTCATCGAATTGATGCGGAGCAGTTGCTGAAAATGCCGACTAGCAGACTTCGAAGTGCCGGGTTGTCGCGTTCCAAGTGCCTGGCGTTAAGAGATCTGGCCGCTAGAGCACACAGGCGGGAGCTACCTACAGTTCGTCAACTGCAACAAATGGCCGACGCGGAGATCATTGATCGTCTGACGCAGGTCCGGGGAATCGGCCCGTGGACTGTACAGATGCTGCTGATTTTTTATCTGGGTCGGCCCGATGTATTGCCCATCGGAGATCTGGGCGTGCGCAAGGGTTACCAACAGCTCAGAGGGTTTAAGACACTTCCGGATCCGGACAAGCTGGAAAGAGCAGGTCGACGATGGCGCCCCTACCGGTCGGTTGCAACCTGGTATCTCTGGCGCGCACTGGACATTGTGCTACCGACAGATTGA